The following are encoded together in the Cicer arietinum cultivar CDC Frontier isolate Library 1 chromosome 2, Cicar.CDCFrontier_v2.0, whole genome shotgun sequence genome:
- the LOC101502303 gene encoding small ribosomal subunit protein uS14z/uS14y/uS14x, translating to MGHSNVWNSHPKTYGPGSRTCRVCGNPHGLIRKYGLMCCRQCFRSNAKEIGFIKYR from the exons ATGGGACACTCAAATGTTTGGAACTCTCACCCTAAAACCTACGGTCCTGGTTCTCGCACTTG CCGTGTGTGCGGAAATCCACATGGATTGATCAGGAAGTATGGCCTTATGTGTTGCAGGCAATGCTTCCGTAGCAATGCCAAGGAGATTGGTTTCATCAAG TACCGCTAA
- the LOC101502618 gene encoding DEAD-box ATP-dependent RNA helicase 32 codes for MKRPKSKEFRKQQRLSEEDEIKLLNSWIQCQKPESGSNPMSLTPLPKNSPVGRLDDDTFSRYAGVVRFEQLPLSRKTKDALRSNKFVSMTDIQRASLPHALCGRDVLGAAKTGSGKTLAFIIPVLEKLYRERWGPEDGVGSIIISPTRELAGQLFDVLKSIGKYHGFSAGLLIGGRKDVVTEKERVNELNVLICTPGRLLQHMDETPNFDCSQMQVLVLDEADRILDSGFKKELNAIISQLPKRRQTMLFSATQTKSVQDLARLSLKDPEYLSVHEESVSATPTLLKQIVMIVPLDQKLDMLWSFIKTHLQSKTLVFLSSCKQVKFVFEAFKKLHPGIPLKCLHGRMKQERRMAIYADFCETRSVLFSTDVAARGLDFNKAVDWVVQVDCPENVASYIHRVGRTARYKSDGKSVLFLLPSETKMLEKLEAAKVPVHLNKPRKELLQPVSSLLASLLVKYPELQMKAQKAFIIYLKSINIQKDKEIFDVLKLPVNEYSASLGLPMTPKIRFLNQKIKAKDLSTKSIFDEPEEDLNKKNVLEGSKEKLDTVVFNDEEIENDLLRPADTSNEGDTKSAEFGGLIPATRVLKKKKLKINMHRPLGTRVVFDEEGKTLPPLARIADTQSGKEALLIDPEQKAEYYKRMREDLKKADKEDKFVERQRLREKRIKQKMKWKAGNAEEEDEDDISGSDGDETIHRPHKKSKVYFDSDSGDEGERNEITGNAGITLEEQEALALKLLNSMHS; via the exons ATGAAAAGACCAAAATCAAAGGAGTTTCGGAAGCAACAACGACTCtcagaagaagatgaaattaaGCTATTGAATTCATGGATTCAATGCCAGAAACCAGAGTCAGGTTCGAACCCAATGTCACTGACACCTCTTCCCAAAAACTCACCCGTTGGCCGCCTCGACGACGATACCTTCTCTCGCTACGCCGGAGTGGTGCGGTTTGAGCAGTTGCCACTATCAAGGAAAACTAAAGACGCTTTGCGAAGTAATAAGTTTGTTTCCATGACTGATATTCAAAGAGCTTCTCTTCCTCATGCACTTTGTGGCCGTGATGTTCTTGGTGCCGCCAAAACTGGTTCTGGCAAAACACTTGCTTTCATTATCCCT GTGTTGGAGAAATTGTATAGAGAGAGATGGGGACCTGAAGATGGGGTCGGAAGCATAATCATATCACCTACAAGAGAATTAGCTGGTCAATTATTTGATGTGTTGAAATCTATTGGGAAGTACCATGGTTTTAGTGCTGGCCTCCTCATCGGTGGTCGTAAGGATGTTGTTACTGAGAAAGAACGTGTTAACGAGCTCAATGTATTGATCTGCACACCCGGACGCCTTCTACAGCACATGGATGAAACTCCTAATTTTGATTGTTCACAGATGCAG GTTTTGGTACTAGATGAGGCTGATCGTATTCTTGACAGCGGATTCAAGAAGGAACTAAATGCAATCATCTCACAGTTACCAAAGCGTAGACAAACCATGCTTTTCTCGGCAACTCAAACAAAGTCAGTTCAAGATCTTGCAAGACTAAGTTTGAAGGACCCAGAGTATCTGAGTGTGCACGAAGAGTCTGTGTCTGCCACTCCTACTCTCCTGAAGCAAATTGTGATGATTGTTCCCCTTGATCAAAAGTTAGATATGCTGTGGAGTTTCATAAAGACCCATCTACAGTCAAAAACTCTTGTCTTCCTATCAAGCTGTAAACAG GTAAAATTTGTCTTTGAGGCATTTAAGAAACTTCACCCTGGCATACCGTTGAAGTGCCTTCATGGGAGAATGAAACAGGAAAGGAGAATGGCAATATATGCTGACTTCTGTGAGACGCGCTCAGTTCTCTTCTCAACTGATGTGGCTGCAAGAGGCCTTGATTTTAATAAGGCAGTTGACTGGGTTGTTCAG GTAGATTGTCCTGAGAATGTAGCATCTTACATACATAGAGTTGGCCGTACTGCTCGTTATAAATCTGATGGAAAGTCAGTTTTATTTCTATTGCCTTCAGAAACTAAAATGCTTGAAAAGTTAGAAGCAGCAAAGGTTCCAGTGCATTTAAACAAG CCAAGGAAAGAGCTACTGCAACCAGTGTCCAGTTTGTTGGCATCTTTACTGGTCAAGTACCCAGAACTTCAGATGAAGGCCCAAAAGGCATTTATCATATACTTGAAATCTATCAATATCCAAAAGGATAAAGAGATCTTTGATGTTTTGAAACTTCCTGTTAATGAGTATTCAGCATCATTAGGTCTACCAATGACCCCCAAAATCCGTTTTCTAAACCAAAAAATTAAAGCTAAAGATCTgtcaacaaaatcaattttcgaTGAACCAGAGGAGGATTTAAACAAGAAAAATGTCTTGGAAGGTTCAAAAGAAAAGCTAGACACAGTTGTTTTCAACGATGAGGAAATTGAAAATGATCTTCTTCGGCCAGCTGATACCTCAAATGAAGGTGACACAAAGTCAGCTGAATTTGGAGGGTTAAT ACCAGCAACTCGtgtattaaagaaaaaaaagctcAAGATTAACATGCATAGACCACTTGGGACTCGGGTTGTATTTGATGAAGAAGGCAAGACACTTCCTCCCCTAGCCAGAATTGCTGACACACAAAGTGGCAAGGAAGCATTGCTAATTGATCCAG AACAAAAAGCTGAATACTATAAAAGGATGCGAGAGGATTTGAAGAAGGCAGACAAGGAAGATAAATTTGTAGAGCGTCAGCGACTTAGAGAAAAAAGAATCAAGCAGAAAATGAAATGGAAGGCCGGTAATGCGGAAGAAGAGGACGAGGATGATATCTCTGGGTCTGATGGAGATGAAACGATACATAGACCGCATAAAAAGAGTAAAGTATACTTCGACAGCGACAGTGGCGATGAGGGTGAAAGAAATGAAATCACAGGGAATGCAGGAATTACTTTGGAGGAGCAAGAAGCTTTGGCTTTGAAATTGTTAAATTCCATGCACTCATAg